One part of the Arabidopsis thaliana chromosome 1 sequence genome encodes these proteins:
- a CDS encoding phosphoribosylformylglycinamidine synthase (unknown protein; FUNCTIONS IN: molecular_function unknown; INVOLVED IN: biological_process unknown; LOCATED IN: chloroplast; EXPRESSED IN: 24 plant structures; EXPRESSED DURING: 13 growth stages; CONTAINS InterPro DOMAIN/s: Protein of unknown function DUF493 (InterPro:IPR007454); Has 77 Blast hits to 77 proteins in 22 species: Archae - 0; Bacteria - 4; Metazoa - 0; Fungi - 0; Plants - 72; Viruses - 0; Other Eukaryotes - 1 (source: NCBI BLink).) yields MACKTILRSVFVSESRRTSGARRCFFLPPSPASVPVHGLFPAPKSLCFNGFASVPERATRLNCSHNDQSDQGPPQEAVLKAISEVSKTDGRVGKTTNMIIGGTVADDSAKDWLELDQKVNTYPTERGFTAIGTGGNDFVHAMVVAVESVIDRQIPEDCVKQTLSSKGKYVSVNIGPIQVVSSEQVQAVYNAMRRDERMKYFFAVCYRFAAFAARWNDVSLCRGRVAHRAT; encoded by the exons ATGGCTTGCAAAACGATTTTGCGTTCCGTTTTCGTATCGGAATCACGACGGACTTCCGGCGCACGTAGATGCTTCTTTCTCCCTCCTTCTCCAGCATCAGTTCCAGTCCATGGTTTGTTCCCGGCGCCAAAGAGTCTATGTTTCAATGGTTTTGCATCTGTTCCCGAGCGGGCTACTCGGCTTAATTGCAGCCATAACGATCAATCCGATCAAGGTCCGCCTCAAGAAGCTGTTCTCAAGGCAATCTCAG AAGTGTCAAAGACTGATGGGAGGGTTGGGAAAACTACTAACATGATTATTGGAGGCACTGTGGCTGATGATTCTGCTAAAGATTGGCTCGAACTTGACCAAAAG GTCAATACATACCCAACAGAAAGAGGGTTTACTGCAATTGGGACTGGTGGCAATGACTTTGTGCATGCTATGGTTGTTGCTGTTGAATCTGTTATTGACCGACAAATTCCAGAG GACTGTGTAAAGCAGACTTTATCAAGCAAAGGAAAATATGTGTCGGTGAATATTGGCCCTATCCAAGTCGTCTCTAGTGAGCAG GTTCAAGCTGTGTATAATGCAATGAGGAGAGACGAAAGAATGAAATACTTCTT CGCGGTTTGTTATCGTTTTGCTGCTTTTGCAGCAAG ATGGAACGATGTCTCTCTGTGTCGTGGGAGGGTGGCTCACAGAGCTACTTAG
- a CDS encoding phosphoribosylformylglycinamidine synthase (unknown protein; FUNCTIONS IN: molecular_function unknown; INVOLVED IN: biological_process unknown; LOCATED IN: chloroplast; EXPRESSED IN: 24 plant structures; EXPRESSED DURING: 13 growth stages; CONTAINS InterPro DOMAIN/s: Protein of unknown function DUF493 (InterPro:IPR007454); Has 76 Blast hits to 76 proteins in 23 species: Archae - 0; Bacteria - 6; Metazoa - 0; Fungi - 0; Plants - 69; Viruses - 0; Other Eukaryotes - 1 (source: NCBI BLink).), whose translation MACKTILRSVFVSESRRTSGARRCFFLPPSPASVPVHGLFPAPKSLCFNGFASVPERATRLNCSHNDQSDQGPPQEAVLKAISEVSKTDGRVGKTTNMIIGGTVADDSAKDWLELDQKVNTYPTERGFTAIGTGGNDFVHAMVVAVESVIDRQIPEDCVKQTLSSKGKYVSVNIGPIQVVSSEQVQAVYNAMRRDERMKYFL comes from the exons ATGGCTTGCAAAACGATTTTGCGTTCCGTTTTCGTATCGGAATCACGACGGACTTCCGGCGCACGTAGATGCTTCTTTCTCCCTCCTTCTCCAGCATCAGTTCCAGTCCATGGTTTGTTCCCGGCGCCAAAGAGTCTATGTTTCAATGGTTTTGCATCTGTTCCCGAGCGGGCTACTCGGCTTAATTGCAGCCATAACGATCAATCCGATCAAGGTCCGCCTCAAGAAGCTGTTCTCAAGGCAATCTCAG AAGTGTCAAAGACTGATGGGAGGGTTGGGAAAACTACTAACATGATTATTGGAGGCACTGTGGCTGATGATTCTGCTAAAGATTGGCTCGAACTTGACCAAAAG GTCAATACATACCCAACAGAAAGAGGGTTTACTGCAATTGGGACTGGTGGCAATGACTTTGTGCATGCTATGGTTGTTGCTGTTGAATCTGTTATTGACCGACAAATTCCAGAG GACTGTGTAAAGCAGACTTTATCAAGCAAAGGAAAATATGTGTCGGTGAATATTGGCCCTATCCAAGTCGTCTCTAGTGAGCAG GTTCAAGCTGTGTATAATGCAATGAGGAGAGACGAAAGAATGAAATACTTCTTGTAG
- a CDS encoding phosphoribosylformylglycinamidine synthase (unknown protein; FUNCTIONS IN: molecular_function unknown; INVOLVED IN: biological_process unknown; EXPRESSED IN: 24 plant structures; EXPRESSED DURING: 13 growth stages; CONTAINS InterPro DOMAIN/s: Protein of unknown function DUF493 (InterPro:IPR007454); Has 76 Blast hits to 76 proteins in 23 species: Archae - 0; Bacteria - 6; Metazoa - 0; Fungi - 0; Plants - 69; Viruses - 0; Other Eukaryotes - 1 (source: NCBI BLink).): protein MACKTILRSVFVSESRRTSGARRCFFLPPSPASVPVHGLFPAPKSLCFNGFASVPERATRLNCSHNDQSDQGPPQEAVLKAISVSKTDGRVGKTTNMIIGGTVADDSAKDWLELDQKVNTYPTERGFTAIGTGGNDFVHAMVVAVESVIDRQIPEDCVKQTLSSKGKYVSVNIGPIQVVSSEQVQAVYNAMRRDERMKYFL from the exons ATGGCTTGCAAAACGATTTTGCGTTCCGTTTTCGTATCGGAATCACGACGGACTTCCGGCGCACGTAGATGCTTCTTTCTCCCTCCTTCTCCAGCATCAGTTCCAGTCCATGGTTTGTTCCCGGCGCCAAAGAGTCTATGTTTCAATGGTTTTGCATCTGTTCCCGAGCGGGCTACTCGGCTTAATTGCAGCCATAACGATCAATCCGATCAAGGTCCGCCTCAAGAAGCTGTTCTCAAGGCAATCTCAG TGTCAAAGACTGATGGGAGGGTTGGGAAAACTACTAACATGATTATTGGAGGCACTGTGGCTGATGATTCTGCTAAAGATTGGCTCGAACTTGACCAAAAG GTCAATACATACCCAACAGAAAGAGGGTTTACTGCAATTGGGACTGGTGGCAATGACTTTGTGCATGCTATGGTTGTTGCTGTTGAATCTGTTATTGACCGACAAATTCCAGAG GACTGTGTAAAGCAGACTTTATCAAGCAAAGGAAAATATGTGTCGGTGAATATTGGCCCTATCCAAGTCGTCTCTAGTGAGCAG GTTCAAGCTGTGTATAATGCAATGAGGAGAGACGAAAGAATGAAATACTTCTTGTAG
- the TOM20-2 gene encoding translocase outer membrane 20-2 produces the protein MLNDAISKLEEALTINPGKHQALWCIANAYTAHAFYVHDPEEAKEHFDKATEYFQRAENEDPGNDTYRKSLDSSLKAPELHMQFMNQGMGQQILGGGGGGGGGGMASSNVSQSSKKKKRNTEFTYDVCGWIILACGIVAWVGMAKSLGPPPPAR, from the exons ATGTTAAATG ATGCTATTTCCAAGTTGGAAGAGGCCTTGACAATAAATCCAGGGAAGCATCAGGCTCTTTGGTGTATTGCCAACGCGTACACCGCCCACGCGTTTTATGTTCACGATcctgaagaagcaaaagagcACTTTGATAAAGCCACTGAATATTTCCAGAGAGCAGAAAATGAG GATCCAGGTAATGACACATATCGCAAGTCCTTGGATTCCTCACTAAAG GCCCCGGAACTGCATATGCAGTTTATGAATCAAGGAATGGGACAGCAAATACtaggtggaggaggaggaggaggtggaggaggaatGGCTTCATCTAATGTTAGC CAGAgtagtaagaagaagaagaggaacacTGAATTCACTTATGATGTATGCGGTTGGATAATTCTCGCTTGTGGGATTGTTGCTTGGGTTGGCATGGCAAAATCCCTTGGCCCTCCACCTCCTGCCAGATAA
- the TOM20-2 gene encoding translocase outer membrane 20-2 (translocase outer membrane 20-2 (TOM20-2); FUNCTIONS IN: P-P-bond-hydrolysis-driven protein transmembrane transporter activity, metal ion binding; INVOLVED IN: protein targeting to mitochondrion; LOCATED IN: in 6 components; EXPRESSED IN: 23 plant structures; EXPRESSED DURING: 13 growth stages; CONTAINS InterPro DOMAIN/s: Plant specific mitochondrial import receptor subunit TOM20 (InterPro:IPR010547); BEST Arabidopsis thaliana protein match is: translocase of outer membrane 20 kDa subunit 3 (TAIR:AT3G27080.1); Has 98 Blast hits to 94 proteins in 24 species: Archae - 0; Bacteria - 6; Metazoa - 1; Fungi - 0; Plants - 91; Viruses - 0; Other Eukaryotes - 0 (source: NCBI BLink).), which produces MEFSTADFERLIMFEHARKNSEAQYKNDPLDSENLLKWGGALLELSQFQPIPEAKLMLNDAISKLEEALTINPGKHQALWCIANAYTAHAFYVHDPEEAKEHFDKATEYFQRAENEDPGNDTYRKSLDSSLKAPELHMQFMNQGMGQQILGGGGGGGGGGMASSNVSQSSKKKKRNTEFTYDVCGWIILACGIVAWVGMAKSLGPPPPAR; this is translated from the exons ATGGAGTTCTCTACCGCCGACTTTGAAAGGCTTATCATGTTCGAACATGCTCGCAAAAATTCTGAGGCTCAGTACAAGAACGATCCTCTTGATTCCgag aATCTGCTGAAATGGGGTGGAGCTTTACTTGAACTTTCACAGTTCCAGCCTATTCCTGAAGCTAAGCTCATGTTAAATG ATGCTATTTCCAAGTTGGAAGAGGCCTTGACAATAAATCCAGGGAAGCATCAGGCTCTTTGGTGTATTGCCAACGCGTACACCGCCCACGCGTTTTATGTTCACGATcctgaagaagcaaaagagcACTTTGATAAAGCCACTGAATATTTCCAGAGAGCAGAAAATGAG GATCCAGGTAATGACACATATCGCAAGTCCTTGGATTCCTCACTAAAG GCCCCGGAACTGCATATGCAGTTTATGAATCAAGGAATGGGACAGCAAATACtaggtggaggaggaggaggaggtggaggaggaatGGCTTCATCTAATGTTAGC CAGAgtagtaagaagaagaagaggaacacTGAATTCACTTATGATGTATGCGGTTGGATAATTCTCGCTTGTGGGATTGTTGCTTGGGTTGGCATGGCAAAATCCCTTGGCCCTCCACCTCCTGCCAGATAA
- a CDS encoding Ribosomal protein L22p/L17e family protein (Ribosomal protein L22p/L17e family protein; FUNCTIONS IN: structural constituent of ribosome; INVOLVED IN: translation; LOCATED IN: ribosome, cytosolic large ribosomal subunit, plasma membrane, chloroplast, vacuole; EXPRESSED IN: 23 plant structures; EXPRESSED DURING: 13 growth stages; CONTAINS InterPro DOMAIN/s: Ribosomal protein L22/L17 (InterPro:IPR001063), Ribosomal protein L22/L17, eukaryotic/archaeal (InterPro:IPR005721), Ribosomal protein L22/L17, conserved site (InterPro:IPR018260); BEST Arabidopsis thaliana protein match is: Ribosomal protein L22p/L17e family protein (TAIR:AT1G67430.1); Has 2094 Blast hits to 2094 proteins in 650 species: Archae - 321; Bacteria - 492; Metazoa - 519; Fungi - 182; Plants - 156; Viruses - 0; Other Eukaryotes - 424 (source: NCBI BLink).) produces MVKYSQEPDNITKSCKARGADLRVHFKNTRETAHAIRKLPLNKAKRYLEDVIAHKQAIPFTRFCRGVGRTAQAKNRHSNGQGRWPAKSAQFVLDLLKNAESNAEVKGLDVDALFISHIQVNQAAKQRRRTYRAHGRINPYMSNPCHIELILSEKEEPVKKEPETQLAAKSKKGASS; encoded by the exons ATG gTGAAGTACTCTCAAGAGCCCGATAATATCACCAAAT CTTGCAAGGCGAGAGGAGCCGATCTCAGGGTCCACTTCAAG AACACTAGAGAAACAGCGCACGCCATAAGGAAGCTACCATTGAACAAGGCCAAAAGGTACTTGGAAGATGTCATAGCTCACAAGCAAGCTATCCCCTTCACCCGTTTCTGTCGTGGTGTTGGTCGTACCGCTCAGGCAAAGAACAGGCATTCGAACGGACAAGGTCGCTGGCCTGCTAAATCTGCTCAATTCGTTCTTGATCTTCTCAAGAATGCTGAGAGCAATGCTGAG GTCAAAGGTTTGGATGTCGATGCCCTTTTCATTTCTCACATCCAAGTGAACCAAGCagcaaaacagaggagaaggACATATCGTGCTCATGGAAGAATCAATC CTTACATGTCAAACCCATGCCACATTGAGTTGATTTTGTCAGAGAAAGAAGAGCCTGTGAAGAAAGAG CCGGAGACACAGTTGGCAGCAAAGTCAAAGAAAGGAGCCTCATCTTAA
- a CDS encoding DNA repair metallo-beta-lactamase family protein (DNA repair metallo-beta-lactamase family protein; CONTAINS InterPro DOMAIN/s: DNA repair metallo-beta-lactamase (InterPro:IPR011084); BEST Arabidopsis thaliana protein match is: sterile alpha motif (SAM) domain-containing protein (TAIR:AT2G45700.1); Has 810 Blast hits to 798 proteins in 218 species: Archae - 6; Bacteria - 54; Metazoa - 272; Fungi - 214; Plants - 166; Viruses - 0; Other Eukaryotes - 98 (source: NCBI BLink).), translating to MESGLISVDRWRNGSQAYFLTHIHSDHTRGLSGGWSQGPLYCSRTTASLFPSRFPGFDLSLLRVVPLFSWTSLSLRSPSSGSTVRLHLMAIDAHHCPGSIMFLFRGDFGCFLYTGDFRWDSDASDEARTTLVAAIDEFPVDILYLDNTYCNPIYSFPSRLVAVQLVADIIASHPSHDIIIAVDSLGKEDLLVHVSRILNIKIWVWPERLRTMHLLGFQDIFTTDTSLTRVRAVPRYSFSIQTLEGLNTMCPTIGIMPSGLPWVKRPFKGDDKLSGSFLTASMKNETVSAKKELEAAAVHKFHDYMYSVHYSDHSCYEEIGEFIKLVKPKSMKGIVVSSSSYVDPLYYFGRICGANQPPQVLLMRPDIAEEFRAVRIKSYSASDKTRMLAKEKRWKRDSHSSLKRNKKRARIQVKCAKILEVD from the exons ATGGAGAGTGGTCTGATATCAGTGGATCGATGGAGAAATGGAAGTCAAGCCTACTTCTTGACTCATATACACTCCGATCACACTCGTGGCCTCTCCGGCGGATGGTCCCAAGGTCCTCTCTACTGTTCCCGCACCACCGCCTCTCTATTTCCCTCCCGTTTCCCAGGTTTCGACCTCTCCTTGCTTCGCGTCGTCCCTCTCTTTTCCTGGACATCTCTCTCCCTCCGCTCTCCTTCCTCCGGCTCCACAGTCCGCCTCCATCTCATGGCCATCGATGCTCACCACTGTCCTG GATCCATAATGTTTTTGTTCCGGGGAGATTTCGGATGTTTTCTCTACACTGGAGACTTCCGGTGGGATTCTGATGCATCAGACGAAGCTAGAACCACTCTCGTTGCTGCTATTGACGAGTTTCCAGTCGACATTCTCTATCTGGATAACACTTACTGCAATCCAATTTACAGTTTTCCTTCCCGTCTAGTCGCTGTTCAATTG GTTGCTGATATAATTGCTTCTCATCCTTCACATGATATCATCATAGCAGTTGACTCTTTGGGAAAAGAAGACCTCCTTGTTCATGTTTCCCGCATTCTCAATATCAAG ATTTGGGTTTGGCCAGAACGTCTTCGTACCATGCATCTCCTTGGTTTCCAAGACATTTTCACTACTGATACATCTCTTACAAGAGTGCGGGCTGTCCCTCGTTATAGTTTTAGTATTCAGACTCTCGAGGGGCTGAATACGATGTGCCCAACTATCGGTATCATGCCTTCAGGTCTCCCATGGGTGAAAAGACCTTTCAAAGGAGATGACAAGCTCTCTGGTTCTTTTCTTACTGCAAGTATGAAGAATGAAACCGTTTCTGCGAAGAAAGAATTAGAAGCAGCTGCAGTGCATAAGTTCCATGACTATATGTACTCGGTGCACTACTCTGATCATTCATGTTATGAGGAGATTGGAGAGTTTATAAAACTTGTGAAACCAAAGAGCATGAAAGGAATTGTGGTGTCATCATCATCGTATGTTGACCCTCTTTACTACTTTGGGCGTATCTGTGGAGCCAACCAACCGCCACAAGTGCTGCTTATGAGGCCTGACATCGCAGAGGAATTTCGAGCTGTTAGGATTAAGTCATATTCTGCAAGTGACAAGACTAGAATgttggcaaaagaaaaaaggtggAAGCGAGATAGTCATTCAAGtttgaagagaaacaagaagagagcaCGTATCCAAGTAAAGTGCGCAAAGATTTTAGAGGTTGATTAG
- a CDS encoding Galactose oxidase/kelch repeat superfamily protein (Galactose oxidase/kelch repeat superfamily protein; FUNCTIONS IN: molecular_function unknown; INVOLVED IN: biological_process unknown; LOCATED IN: chloroplast; CONTAINS InterPro DOMAIN/s: Kelch repeat type 1 (InterPro:IPR006652), Galactose oxidase/kelch, beta-propeller (InterPro:IPR011043), Kelch related (InterPro:IPR013089), Kelch-type beta propeller (InterPro:IPR015915); BEST Arabidopsis thaliana protein match is: Galactose oxidase/kelch repeat superfamily protein (TAIR:AT1G67480.2); Has 8547 Blast hits to 5216 proteins in 315 species: Archae - 27; Bacteria - 542; Metazoa - 6188; Fungi - 6; Plants - 1209; Viruses - 272; Other Eukaryotes - 303 (source: NCBI BLink).) has product MVVESSSSPIIPGLTDDVAELCVSKIPRSSFQITSQVCRRWRSFLRSQHFAAVRKLTGTVEEFLCVLMESECGRDVYWEVFDASGNKLGQIPPVPGPLKRGFGVAVLDGGKIVFFGGYTEVEGSGINSTTVSASADVYEFDPANNSWRKLAGMNIPRYNFAFAEVNGLLYVIRGYSTDTYSLSNAEVYNPKTNQWSLMHCPNRPVWRGFAFAFSSKLYAVGNGSRFIDIYDPKTQTWEELNSEQSVSVYSYTVVRNKVYFMDRNMPGRLGVFDPEENSWSSVFVPPREGGFWVRLGVWNNKVLLFSRVCGHETLMYDLDKEKGSKWRVCDQIKPSASQLASVLINF; this is encoded by the exons ATGGTGGTGGAGTCGTCGTCGTCTCCGATCATACCTGGCTTGACGGATGACGTGGCAGAGCTCTGTGTCTCGAAAATCCCGAGGTCTAGCTTTCAGATCACTTCTCAGGTGTGCCGGCGATGGAGGTCATTCCTCAGGAGCCAGCATTTTGCAGCTGTTCGAAAGTTGACCGGAACGGTGGAGGAGTTCCTGTGTGTTCTAATGGAAAGCGAGTGTGGAAGAGACGTGTACTGGGAAGTTTTTGACGCCTCCGGGAACAAGTTAGGCCAGATCCCTCCTGTCCCTGGGCCCTTGAAGCGCGGTTTCGGCGTTGCAGTGCTTGATGGCGGGAAGATTGTGTTCTTCGGAGGATATACGGAGGTGGAAGGCTCTGGCATCAATAGCACCACTGTCTCTGCCTCTGCTGATGTTTACGAGTTTGATCCTGCTAATAACAG CTGGAGAAAACTTGCGGGAATGAACATACCACGTTACAACTTTGCATTTGCTGAAGTGAACGGTCTTTTGTATGTGATTAGAGGCTATTCCACAGATACTTATAGCCTTTCCAACGCGGAAGTATACAACCCGAAAACTAACCAATGGAGTCTTATGCATTGTCCAAATCGCCCTGTTTGGCGCGGCTTTGCATTCGCATTCAGTTCCAAACTCTACGCTGTAG GCAATGGTTCGAGGTTCATCGACATATATGACCCGAAAACGCAGACATGGGAAGAGTTAAACTCGGAGCAATCAGTGTCGGTGTATTCCTACACAGTTGTGAGGAACAAAGTGTATTTCATGGACAGGAACATGCCGGGACGTCTGGGAGTATTTGATCCAGAGGAGAATTCGTGGAGTTCAGTGTTTGTGCCTCCGAGAGAAGGGGGTTTCTGGGTGAGACTAGGAGTATGGAACAATAAGGTTCTACTGTTTTCACGGGTTTGTGGACATGAGACCTTAATGTACGACCTTGATAAAGAGAAAGGTTCCAAATGGAGAGTGTGTGATCAGATTAAACCATCTGCTTCTCAATTGGCCAGCGTTCTCATCAACTTCTGA